A stretch of DNA from Mesorhizobium onobrychidis:
GTCTGTCGCGTCGGCATCGCCCCGCGCTCGGCAGGTTGCCGACCACGGCTCCACGACCTGCGGCACGCGTTTGCCGTTCGCACGCTTCTTGATGCTTATCGCGACGGCGGCGACCCGGGGCGCCGGCTTGGCCTGCTGTCGACCTATCTCGGTCACGTCGATCCGGGCAAGACGTACTGGTATCTCTCGGCGGCTCCGGAATTGCTGCAACTGGCCGGTGCTCGTCTGGAACGACGGATCGGAGGCGGCGCATGACCGCCCTGAGCGCGACCTTGCAGGCGTTCTTCACCGACCGCCTGATCCGGCAGCGGCAAGCCAGCCCGCATACGCTCGCCGCCTATCGGGACACCCTGCGGCTGATGCTGGTCTTCGCCGCCGCGCGGCATGACACAGAGCCTTCCAGGCTGGAGTTCAACGACCTCGATGCCGCGTGTGTCGGCGACTTCCTCGATCACCTCGAGCGTCATCGAGGCAACAGCGCGCGGACCCGGAATGCGCGGCTTGCCGCAATCCGGTCGTTGTTCCGGTTCGCCGCCCTTCGTTACCCCGAGTACGCCGCGACAATCGAACGGGTGCTCGCGATTCCGCCTAAGGCGTTTTGAGCGACGGCTTGTCACGTTCCTGACGGAGGAGGAACTCGATGTATTGCTGTCCGCCCCCGCGCGGTCGACCTGGACCGGGCGGCGCGACCACGCCTTGCTTCGGCTCGCCGCCCAAACCGGCCTGCGGGCGTCCGAACTGATCGGCCTTCACTGCGCCGATATCCATCTCGGTTCCGGCGCTCATGTCAGCTGTATCGGAAAGGGGCGAAAGCAGCGGATCACACCCCTTACCTCCAACATGGCCGCCGTGCTGCGCGTCTGGCTGGCCGAACGTGCCGGGCAGCCGGCCGATCCCCTCTTCCCTACACAGACCGGCAGGATGATCAGCCGCGACGCTCTCGAGCACCGGCTCGCGAGGTATGTCGAAATCGCTGCCAGAAACTGTCCGTCGCTGCAGCGGAAAAGGGTCACACTGCACACCTTGCGTCATACCGCGGCAATGCGACTGCTGCGTGCCGGCGTCGACACCTCGGTGATCGCGCTGTGGCTTGGCCACGAACAGATCGAGACCACCCACATCTACTTGCACGCCGATCTGGAGCTTAAAGAACGCACCCTGGCGAAAACCACGCCGGCCAACACGGCGCCAGGACGCTACAGACCGCCCGACAAGCTTCTCGCTTTCCTCGAGGCGCTCTGATTATGCCGACCCCATCGCAGCGATCACCGCCTCCGAAGCCGACATCCACCCCCAAGGTCGGCATAATCCGGACATCGGCATAATGCACGTTGGACTAACCCGCTCCGCGAATGCGGAGCGGCAAGGAGGGTGAGTGCCGACAGCGTGATCTGATCGCGTCGTCTGTCGCGCTGGTCATGTGTCCACAACAAGCTCCGACTGCGTCAGCATGGAGTGGCTGCTTGCAGCCTATTCCATCGGACAAAGGAGCTTGTCATGACCCAACTTCGCCAGCGCATGAGCGAGGACATGCAGGTGCGCAACCTCGCGCTCAACACCCAACTCTCCTATCTTCAGCAGGTGTCGCTGTTTGCGCGTCACTTCGGCAAGTCGCCGGACTTGCTCGGGCGCGAGGATATTCGGACCTATCAGGTCTATCTGACCAACGAGAAGAAGCTGTCGCCTGGTTCGATCCACACAGCAATTGCGGCGCTGCGCTTTCTCTACAGTGTGACGCTCGAGAGGGATTGGGCGCCTGAAGAGGTCCTGCCGCTTCCCAAGAAGCCGCAGAAGCTGCCGATCATCCTCAGTGCCGAGGAAGTTCAGCGGTTCCTCGGCTGCGTCCTCGACGTCAAACACCACGCCATCCTGACCACTTGCTATGCCGCCGGCTTGCGCATCTCGGAAGCGGTTCAGCTAAAGCCCACGGGCATCGACAGCCAGAGAATGGTCATCCGCGTCGAGCAGGGCAAAGGCCAGAAGGACCGCTACGTGATGCTGTCGCCCAAGCTGCTGGAGATCCTGCGTGACTATTGGAAGCTGCGGCGGCCAAAGGGCGTGGCTCTTCCCCGGCGATCGTGCCGGCCAGCCGATCACCAGGGATGCGGTGGGACAGGCCTGCGCGAAAGCGTGCGACCTCTCCGGCTTGTCCAAACCGGTCACGCCGCACAGTTTGCGGCACGCCTTCGCCGTCCATCTGTTGGAGGCCGGCGCCGACGTGCGCACCATTCAACTGCTGCTCGGTCACCGCAGCCTCGCGACCACCGCCCATTACCTGCGGATCGCCACCAACAAGGTCTGCGCCACATCGAGCCCCTTCGAGCTCTTACCAAGCACCTGGGCGCCGAGATCGGCTTCTTCGCCGTGCTGCACAGCTGGGGCCAGAACCTGCTTCATCATCCGCATCTGCGGAGCGGATCGACAAGACTTTGCACTGTCATGCTCCTGCACCGGTGGGCGGTTCGTGCAAGACCTTGATACGCTCGGCGTGACGTTCGCGCTCGGTTTGAGCAACCAAATCCGGTATCGCTTGCGCCAAGTCCTGGAAACGTCCGTTTAAGAGCGAGATGCGCTGATCTCCAATGTCTGCGAGCCTCTTAAGTTTGGCAAAAAACGGACTCGCGTTCTCTTGTGCAGGGCTTCCGGCAGAAAGGATGTGGTCGGCTTTTTCCCAGTTCAGTACTGGCGAGGAACGCCATATCGCATACGACAATTCGAAGGGTCATATTGGCTTCGACAGCCGCCATGATCGGCTTGCTGATATGGTCGTCATTGAAGCCGAAGCCGGACACTATCAGGGCCGTATCCGGTTCCCGAATTGCCGTTTGAAATGCGGACATCATGTCGAGGTACGGGGATTCAAAAGCCTCTTGATACTTGCTGTCACGCGGATAGATCAAAGCCGGCGTGCCATCGCGATCATCCCGTGACCGGAGCAGCTCTGACTCCTTGCGCCGCCA
This window harbors:
- a CDS encoding tyrosine-type recombinase/integrase, whose translation is MRVGEAIGLDRDDFDAVGGGLTIRRGKSGKSRELALHPSTVAALGNYLRRRDRPRRPPNTPALFVSPAGTRLLYVNVQNTFQKLVCRVGIAPRSAGCRPRLHDLRHAFAVRTLLDAYRDGGDPGRRLGLLSTYLGHVDPGKTYWYLSAAPELLQLAGARLERRIGGGA